In the genome of Mycobacterium sp. 3519A, the window CTGGCCGCAGCCGAGGGCAGGTGCTGAAGCGAGCGACGCAGCGACTGCTGACCTAGCCGATCGCCGCAGTGGCCACAGCCTCGATGCGCGCCGGGACGTGCTTGTGCCATGGCGTCCCCGCGAACGCGTCGCGCCACTCCGATGAGGTGAGCGAATTCGGCGCCACCCCAGGGATTGTCGCGCGACCGTCGGCGTCGATGTAATCCACGCCGAACCCGTTCGGTAGCGACGCGTGGCCGGGCAGCATCGCCTCGCTGATCTCCACGCTCGCCTCGGCGCTGCCCGCGGCCGTGGTGATCCGCGCGCGGCCCCCGTCGGTCAGGCCGAGCATCTGCGCGTCCTCGACGCTGACCCGCAGTGCGCCGTCGGCATCGCGCTTGCGCCAGGCCGGGTCACGCAGGATGTCGTTGGCCGTGTAGGCCCGCCGCTCGCCTGCGGACAGCACGATGGGGAACTCGGGTGAGGTGAACGCCGTCGGCGCATCGGCCAGTCGGCGCATCTCGTCGAGCATCTCCGGCATGTCCAGCGCGATCTTGTGATCGTCGTGCGCCACCAACCGCCAGTCGTCGTCGTATTCGTGCGCGGTGAACGTCACACCGGACCGACCCGCGAGGATCGCCTCGAACAGCGCATTGCCGTCCGCGTGGCCCGCACGCGCAACCGCGTCCGGATACTTCATTGCGGCCTTCTGCGCCAGACCCCACAGCGCCGCGGCGCCTGCGAGCCCGTCGGGCAGTGTCGGCCCGAGCGTTTCGTACAGGACGAACGGCAGCACCTTGGCGAACAGCGGATTGGCGGCGACCGCGGCGACGAACGCCTGCGCGTAGGCGGCCAACCCCTGTTCGGCCGCATCGCGCAGCGGCTGCAGCTCCGCCTCATCGACGACGCCGAGCGCGCGCATCAGTCGCGCCCAGATCTCGGGTTCGGGCAGCGTGCCCTCGAGCGGTTCGAGCAGCCGATGCCGAAGGTGGAATGTGTTGTGCGGGAACTCCAGGTTAAAGAACGTCGCCTCGCACTTTTCGTACTGACTGGCCGCAGGCAGCACATAGCTGGCCAACCGCGCGGTCTCGGTCATCGCGACGTCGATGACCACCATCAGCTCGAGTGATTCGAACGCCTTGCGGCATGCGGCCGAATCGGCAAGGGAGTGTGCCGGATTGCTGCTTTCCACGACCATCGCGCGGAACCGGTCCGGGTGATCGGTGAGGATCTCCTGCGGCACTGAATTGCTGGGGATCAGGCCGCCGACGATCGGCGCACCGGTCACCGGGGTGCGGCCGACGCCACGGGTGTGACGGAACAGCGGTCCGAACCACGAATGCAGATGTTGCCCACCGCGTTTGGCGAAGTTGCCGGTCAATATCCACAGCAACTTGTTCAGATACGAGCTCAGCGTGCTGTTGGGCGCCTGCTGGATGCCGAGATCCTCGAACACGGACACGCTTTCGGCGCCGGCGATGCGCCGCGCCGCGGTGCGGATCAGTTCCTCGTCGACGCCGCATCGCGCGGCGTAATCCGCGATCGGTACGTCGCGCAGTGCGGCACGTACGGGCTGGACGCCGTTGACGTGTTCGGCGAGAAATGTTTCGTCACAGAGGTTTTCCTGCTCGAGCACGGCGGCCAGCGCGGCGAGGCACCACGCATCGGTGCCCGGTCGCACCCGCAGGTGGATGTCGGCCATCTTCGCGGTGTCGGTGAGCACCGGGTCGATCACGATCATCGCGCGAGCAGGATCCTTGGCGATCTCGTTGAGCACGGTGCGGGCCCGCGGGAAACTCTGCGACATCCACGGGTTCTTGCCGACGAACACCGAAACCTCGGCATGTTCGAACTCGCCGCGGGTATGACCGCCGTAGAGGTGCGCGTCCACCCACGCTTCTCCGGTCTTCTCCTGCGCCAGCGCGTTGGAACGATAATGCGAACCGAGCGCGCCGAGGAAGGCGCCGCTGTATGCGCCGCCGAGATGATTACCCTGCCCGCCGCCGCCGTAGTAGAAGATCTTGTCGCCGCCGTAGCTGTCGGCGATGCGCTTGAATCCCGCTGCGATCTCGGAAATCGCTGTATCCCAGTCGATTTCCTCATAGCTGCCATCCGGCCGCCTGCGCATCGGGGAGGTCAACCGGTTGCCGCTGTTCTGATAGTGGTCCAACCGCAGCGCCTTGTTGCAGGTGTAGCCCTGCGAGGCGGGATGGCTCTTGTCGCCGCGGATCTTGGCGAACTTCCGGTCGTCCAGTTGCACGACGATTCCGCAGTTGCACTCACAGAGGATGCACGCGGTGGCCTGCCACTCAGCGCTCACGGGATTTCCTTTCCGACGTCGCGGCCGAAATCAGGTCGCGCAAATGGTTGTGGACGAGGTCGAGGGGTTTGACGTCGCGGGACGCGCGGGCGACGACGATCGCACCCTCGATCGAGGCGGTGATCAGCATCGCCAGTTCGGCGGCCTGCTCGGCTGAGGTGCCCTCCGACGAGAGTCGCTGGGCGATCAGGCCGGTCCACCGGGTGAAGGCGGCCGCGGCGCGGTCGATCACGGCTGACGCCTCGTCCGGTTTCGCCGGGTCGCCCGCCTCCACCGTCACGGCGACGACCGGACAACCGGCGCGGTAGTCGGAGCGAAGCAGTTGCTTGCGGTAGTACTCGACGAGGACGTCGAGCGCGTGTAGCCCGGATTCGGCATCGGTGATCTTGGCGGCGATGTAGTCGGCTGCGTAATCGATTGCCTCGCAGAGCAATTGCGTGCGTCCGCCGGGGAAGTAGTGATACGCCGAACCACGCGGCGCACCGCTGTGCTCCAGCACGTCGGCGATCGCCGTGGCTTGCGCCCCGCGTTCCCGGATCAGCAGCGCGGCCGAGATGACCATCCGCTCGCGGGGGCTGGGCATGCCGGGATCCCTTCGTCCGACCTGGCTATGTATGACACCTTACATAATGGGTCGGCGCGCCACCAGACCCCCTGCGGGCGGTTTCGGTCAGCCGGGCGGGGGAGTGGGCAGCCCCAACCGGTCCTTGATGTCGTCGATCTTGGCCTCGATGCGTTCGAGGTCTTCGGCATCGACACCGAACAACCAATGCTTGGCGCACCGCGGGTCAGACGCTCACCCAGAACGCGAGAAACGCCGACATGAGGACCAGACAGACCACGTGATCCAGACAGATCGCGCGCGCCAGCCGGGTCAGCTCACGTTGGCTCGCGGCGCCGGCTCCGAGTCGAACGGCGTTCGGCACGGTGCGGGTCAATGCCAGCATGATCGGCACCCCCGCCAACACGGTGAGCGCGACCATCAGCCATACCGGCTCACCCCCGGTCATCCAGTGAAACCCCAACGCGCCCAACAAAATCAGCATGACGACCGCGATGAGCAGGCTCATCGGCCGCGTGGTGGCGCGACGGTAATAACTGCTGACCGACGCAATCACGGTTTCAGGCAAGACGTCGGCGCCGCGGTGCCGGAGGACCTGACTGTCGAAGATCAGGTCCATCCACAACACGGCCAGCAGGAAGCCGGCCGACGCGGAGGCGATCAAACAGACGCAGCCTCGTTGAGTTCGTTCAGCGTGTTGGTCGCCTCGAGGTACTCCTGCACCCAGCGCTCGATCACCGCCGCGGACTTCTCCACCTTGGTGAACTGACCGACCACCTGGCCGATCGGGTTGAACGCGACGTCGACGCTCTCGTTCGGGTACTTGTGCGTGGCCGCGACGGCCATCCCGGACACCATGTACTGCAGCGGCATGCCGAGCGGCTTCGGGTTGTTCGGGTCCTCCCACGCCTCGGTCCAGTCGTTGCGCAGCATCCGGGCCGGCTTGCCGGTGAACGACCGACTGCGGACGGTGTCCTTGCTGGTGGCCTTCGCGTAGGCGGCATGCTGGACGTCGGTGTGCTCGGACTCCTCGACCATCACCCACTGCGATCCGGTCCACGCGCCCTGTGCGCCGAGCGCCAGCGCCGCGGCGATCTGCTGGCCGCTGCCGATGCCGCCCGCGGCGAGCACGGGTTTCGGCGCGACCTCCTTGACGACCTGCGGCCACAACACGATGGAGCCGATGTCGCCGCAGTGGCCGCCCGCCTCGCCGCCCTGCGCGATGATGATGTCGACGCCGGCGTCGGCGTGCTTTCGGGCCTGCGACGGCGAACCGCACAGCGCCGCGACCTTACGGCCGGTGTCGTGGATGTGCTTGATCATGTCGGCGGGCGGCGTGCCGAGCGCATTGGCGATCAGCGTGCACTTCGGATGGCCCAACGCGACCTCGACCTGCGGGGTCGCGGTCGCCTCCGTCCAGCCCAGCAGTTGCAGCGCATCGTCGTCGCTGTGTTCGACGGGCACCCCGTGGTCGGCGAGGATCTTCTTGGCGAAGTCGATGTGCTCCTGCGGAACCAGGTCGTTCAGCGTCTTCTTCAGCAC includes:
- a CDS encoding molybdopterin-dependent oxidoreductase, producing MSAEWQATACILCECNCGIVVQLDDRKFAKIRGDKSHPASQGYTCNKALRLDHYQNSGNRLTSPMRRRPDGSYEEIDWDTAISEIAAGFKRIADSYGGDKIFYYGGGGQGNHLGGAYSGAFLGALGSHYRSNALAQEKTGEAWVDAHLYGGHTRGEFEHAEVSVFVGKNPWMSQSFPRARTVLNEIAKDPARAMIVIDPVLTDTAKMADIHLRVRPGTDAWCLAALAAVLEQENLCDETFLAEHVNGVQPVRAALRDVPIADYAARCGVDEELIRTAARRIAGAESVSVFEDLGIQQAPNSTLSSYLNKLLWILTGNFAKRGGQHLHSWFGPLFRHTRGVGRTPVTGAPIVGGLIPSNSVPQEILTDHPDRFRAMVVESSNPAHSLADSAACRKAFESLELMVVIDVAMTETARLASYVLPAASQYEKCEATFFNLEFPHNTFHLRHRLLEPLEGTLPEPEIWARLMRALGVVDEAELQPLRDAAEQGLAAYAQAFVAAVAANPLFAKVLPFVLYETLGPTLPDGLAGAAALWGLAQKAAMKYPDAVARAGHADGNALFEAILAGRSGVTFTAHEYDDDWRLVAHDDHKIALDMPEMLDEMRRLADAPTAFTSPEFPIVLSAGERRAYTANDILRDPAWRKRDADGALRVSVEDAQMLGLTDGGRARITTAAGSAEASVEISEAMLPGHASLPNGFGVDYIDADGRATIPGVAPNSLTSSEWRDAFAGTPWHKHVPARIEAVATAAIG
- a CDS encoding TetR/AcrR family transcriptional regulator translates to MPSPRERMVISAALLIRERGAQATAIADVLEHSGAPRGSAYHYFPGGRTQLLCEAIDYAADYIAAKITDAESGLHALDVLVEYYRKQLLRSDYRAGCPVVAVTVEAGDPAKPDEASAVIDRAAAAFTRWTGLIAQRLSSEGTSAEQAAELAMLITASIEGAIVVARASRDVKPLDLVHNHLRDLISAATSERKSRER
- a CDS encoding nitronate monooxygenase, producing MHTPICDELGIEFPIFAFTHCRDVVVAVSKAGGFGVLGAVGFTPEQLEIELKWIDENIGDHPYGVDIVIPNKYEGMDSADMDPEVLKKTLNDLVPQEHIDFAKKILADHGVPVEHSDDDALQLLGWTEATATPQVEVALGHPKCTLIANALGTPPADMIKHIHDTGRKVAALCGSPSQARKHADAGVDIIIAQGGEAGGHCGDIGSIVLWPQVVKEVAPKPVLAAGGIGSGQQIAAALALGAQGAWTGSQWVMVEESEHTDVQHAAYAKATSKDTVRSRSFTGKPARMLRNDWTEAWEDPNNPKPLGMPLQYMVSGMAVAATHKYPNESVDVAFNPIGQVVGQFTKVEKSAAVIERWVQEYLEATNTLNELNEAASV